A single genomic interval of Ruminococcus sp. NK3A76 harbors:
- a CDS encoding zeta toxin family protein, which produces MKIYTIIGGINGVGKSSLSGLLSAETTELGMIVDTDKLNLKHGGDRMKGGKEAVALINSCLDSGVNFTQETTLSGVKTLKTIKKAKELGYYIKLYYIGVSSCNESLERIANRVRKGGHDIPAEDVQRRYEKRFEDLDRVLPYCNEVKFFDNENGFSEAAEYRNGGIIPKCAVLPDWLAEYKKHYESRETI; this is translated from the coding sequence TTGAAGATATATACCATAATAGGCGGCATCAACGGTGTCGGCAAAAGCAGCCTTTCAGGTCTTCTGTCTGCCGAGACTACCGAGCTTGGCATGATCGTCGATACTGATAAGCTCAACCTTAAACACGGCGGTGACAGAATGAAAGGCGGCAAGGAAGCAGTCGCCCTGATAAACAGCTGCCTTGACAGCGGCGTGAATTTCACTCAGGAAACTACGCTCTCAGGCGTAAAGACCCTTAAAACGATAAAGAAAGCCAAGGAGCTCGGCTATTACATCAAGCTCTATTATATAGGCGTAAGCTCCTGTAATGAAAGCCTTGAACGTATCGCAAACAGGGTCAGAAAGGGCGGCCATGATATCCCCGCAGAGGACGTGCAAAGGCGTTATGAAAAGCGCTTTGAAGACCTTGACAGGGTGCTGCCATACTGCAATGAGGTCAAGTTCTTTGACAACGAGAACGGATTTTCCGAGGCAGCCGAGTACAGAAACGGCGGCATAATACCCAAATGCGCCGTACTTCCCGACTGGCTCGCAGAATACAAAAAACATTATGAAAGCAGGGAAACGATATGA
- a CDS encoding MaoC/PaaZ C-terminal domain-containing protein, translated as MYYEDISTGDRLTLAPVTVDKDDMISFARQYNPVPIHTDEEYAKAARAGRLTSSGLYTFALMWAEYVVQDFGGEQTLAGLSMRLDFKAPVFAGDVLSGTAEVIQKRERNPYNGIFTVRIDIFNSSGFLVLTSETDTVVKRRPKEGNS; from the coding sequence ATGTATTACGAGGATATAAGCACAGGCGACAGGCTCACCCTTGCCCCGGTGACGGTGGATAAGGACGATATGATATCATTTGCAAGGCAATATAACCCCGTGCCGATACACACCGACGAGGAATACGCCAAAGCTGCCCGTGCAGGCAGGCTCACATCATCAGGGCTTTATACCTTTGCGCTCATGTGGGCTGAGTATGTCGTGCAGGACTTTGGCGGCGAGCAGACGCTTGCAGGGCTGTCAATGCGGCTCGATTTCAAAGCGCCGGTGTTTGCAGGAGATGTGCTCTCAGGCACTGCCGAGGTGATACAAAAGCGTGAGCGCAACCCCTACAACGGCATCTTCACTGTCAGGATAGATATTTTCAACTCCTCCGGCTTCCTCGTGCTCACAAGCGAGACTGACACGGTGGTAAAGCGCCGCCCGAAGGAGGGAAACTCATGA
- a CDS encoding alpha/beta hydrolase — protein MKKLCVLFPGIGYHCDKPLLYYSGKLARARGYDVIALKYSGFPDGAKGNDEKMRLAASHALSQSEQQLEGVRFEDYGRIIFIGKSIGTAACLEYRQLHNISAGGILFTPLVFTFGHDTKGFTAFHGTADPWAATADIERLCSEHSVPLHIYPGTNHSLESNDPLSDLRSLCDIMEKAGKTIV, from the coding sequence ATGAAAAAGCTGTGTGTTCTTTTCCCGGGCATAGGCTATCACTGCGACAAGCCGCTTCTCTACTACAGCGGCAAGCTCGCAAGGGCGAGGGGCTATGATGTCATAGCGCTGAAATACTCGGGCTTCCCCGACGGCGCCAAAGGCAACGACGAGAAGATGCGCCTTGCTGCCTCACACGCACTCTCGCAAAGCGAGCAGCAGCTTGAAGGCGTTAGGTTTGAAGATTACGGGCGCATAATATTCATAGGCAAGAGCATAGGCACAGCCGCCTGCCTTGAATACCGGCAGCTGCATAACATCTCCGCCGGAGGTATACTTTTCACACCTCTTGTTTTCACCTTCGGGCATGACACAAAGGGCTTTACCGCCTTTCACGGCACAGCCGACCCCTGGGCAGCCACCGCCGACATAGAGCGTCTTTGCAGCGAGCACTCTGTACCCCTGCACATCTACCCCGGCACCAACCACTCGCTCGAATCCAATGACCCTCTTAGCGACCTGCGCTCGCTTTGTGATATTATGGAAAAGGCCGGGAAGACGATCGTATAA
- a CDS encoding zinc ribbon domain-containing protein — METKVCPHCGKEIQKEAILCKYCHSLLVDQSEEEEDAAAKGDTIIFKKAEPSKSEEYARSVDLGDDDDDDVEEEPERIERRAPAPSRRRIEEDDDDEYDYDDEDDDEDDDDKKRLYIMVLVIAVGIIVVAIVCLAVATKLFGNNNDSGKITVKNTAAATAASEEPADSASVDDDDEEPDVTKATNDDGTPATTTTTGVLKEDDTTTTTTTDENGNTDTTTTTSAADDETTTTTTTNEDGETETTTTSEAPSADESAVRSAVAGQVEGDITTMEMWSENETYAWYNVYTAEHGYSVAYNKETGETKVDQHW, encoded by the coding sequence ATGGAGACAAAAGTATGTCCGCACTGCGGAAAAGAGATACAGAAGGAGGCTATACTCTGCAAGTACTGCCACTCGCTGCTCGTTGACCAGAGCGAGGAGGAAGAAGATGCAGCTGCCAAGGGCGATACTATCATCTTCAAGAAGGCAGAGCCTTCAAAGAGTGAGGAATATGCACGCAGCGTAGATCTCGGTGATGATGATGACGATGATGTAGAGGAAGAGCCTGAGAGAATAGAGAGAAGAGCTCCCGCACCTTCACGCCGCCGCATCGAGGAAGATGACGATGATGAATATGATTACGACGACGAAGACGATGACGAAGATGACGACGATAAGAAGCGCCTTTACATAATGGTGCTCGTTATCGCAGTAGGTATCATTGTCGTGGCTATAGTTTGCCTTGCTGTTGCTACAAAGCTGTTTGGCAACAACAATGACTCCGGCAAGATAACAGTCAAGAACACAGCGGCTGCTACAGCAGCTTCTGAGGAGCCGGCTGATTCGGCAAGCGTAGACGATGACGACGAAGAGCCCGATGTGACAAAGGCTACAAACGACGACGGCACACCTGCTACGACAACTACAACAGGCGTTCTTAAGGAAGATGATACTACTACCACAACAACTACCGACGAGAACGGCAACACAGATACTACTACCACCACGTCCGCTGCCGACGATGAGACAACTACTACGACCACCACCAACGAAGACGGTGAGACAGAGACTACAACTACATCTGAAGCACCTTCCGCTGACGAGTCGGCTGTAAGATCGGCAGTTGCAGGTCAGGTCGAGGGCGACATCACCACTATGGAGATGTGGAGCGAGAACGAGACCTACGCATGGTACAATGTATACACAGCTGAGCACGGCTACAGCGTTGCATACAACAAGGAGACCGGCGAGACTAAGGTAGACCAGCACTGGTAA
- a CDS encoding four helix bundle protein: MIYNNPLLEKSLIFAARIVKLNQYLIKEKHETVISKQIVRSGTSIGANANEAVYGISNADFISKLQISLKETAETEYWLRLLILSEYIEKKHGESMLDDCLELKRILIASLKTAKTKK, encoded by the coding sequence ATGATATATAACAATCCCTTGCTTGAAAAATCGCTCATTTTTGCCGCAAGAATAGTAAAACTCAATCAGTACCTGATAAAAGAAAAGCACGAGACTGTTATATCGAAACAGATCGTCAGAAGCGGTACATCTATCGGAGCAAACGCAAACGAAGCAGTTTACGGTATCAGCAATGCGGACTTTATTTCCAAACTGCAGATCTCACTTAAGGAAACTGCCGAAACAGAATACTGGCTCAGGCTTCTGATATTATCCGAGTACATAGAAAAAAAGCACGGAGAATCTATGCTTGATGATTGTCTTGAACTAAAGAGAATACTTATTGCTTCACTGAAAACTGCTAAGACCAAAAAATAA